cttacagcgcacatagaggtgtggcgtgtgtactgcatcgttttcatcgtttccatctggacctgattctttacagaagctttcctgtgtggtcgcaataattttcgtacccgttttaaaaaaaaaaaccttgttttgttttcgtgtagccgtagcctgagacTGAACTCCAGTTACCTTCTCAAACTGTTGATGTAATTACTTATGATGTAGATTTTTCCTTATCCAAAATAGCAATGACTTCTTGTACTGCAGAGCTGCATGCAGCGCATCTATTCAAGCCCGTCTTTATACTGAATCAATATGTGCAGAGCAAGGCTTGGTgagttaaggctgatttatggtcgcctacggagagctctctcccggagacgctctccgtcgcttgcgtgcgttggccaaaattcctatctatccgttgaggacgacggagaccgcaagggttgtgattggtcggctaacaacatcatttccggaatcacttttccggtttgaGGCCTTTACACTGATGCTACCTGAGCGCTTATAAAcatttaaagccataatgtgtaatatttcacgttgtctattaacaaatttgagtcttatcattcacaagtattacctcaatcgttattaattacctccatcacaaaagtgcagtgttcttatattctttatattcagcatgcgaatgtacataagagtgttacaccccaatggATGTCGCCATGTTTctccgccatttttaaactacgggatttgtagaaggacatgtcatcagcttcgcattttccgtttacacattggaaacggaaaatgcgaagctgatgacatgtccttctacaaatcccgtagttttaaaatggcggggcgacatggagacattcattgtccgtgaaatttacacattatagctttaaagcCTTTTAATTCAAGAGAGAACCTGGCAAAAAGTATAGCAAGACCAGGCCACCTGTTCCCGCTGTGGGCAAAGAAAAGGAAGAGATTGCTCTGTTGCGGGTGTGCTCTAAACACGAGGACTGGAAACACGGGATTGCAACAGACttcatatataatatatatatatatatatatatatatatataactggtACTCTGAAGTGAGTACAGCCTGGCAGATGACAAGGACAATAATGTGGGAGAAACAGGCAGGCATTATGAGGCATGATGTGGCCTATGTGAAGAAGTGCAATGTGCACAGAAATATAGTTATGTATGTCAAAAAGGTATGTcaaagcacacacatacacaccgaCAGAATAATCATGCTCTATTTTGTGTTATGAAGACTGAAAATGTTCAATTCTTTTGAGAACGAGTGAGCCATTTGAAATTACAGTCATAAACCTCTCACCACACCCAGCTTACCCAGGCCAGCAGGTTTTCAGTTTCGCCGCAGCGGTAGAAGGAGCGCAGAGGTCTGGTTGGATGGTGCAAACAGCTGTGAAGGTCCTGGTACAATCCCATCAGCCTCTCCTGCTCTTCATCAGACTGGTACACCAACGGAAACTCTGGACTGGAAGGAGGAGATTTAGACAAATCGTGGTTggcaaacaagaaaaataacagaaatgtaaacagaaaaaaaaaaacatgaaatttgCTGTTTAAATAGCTTAAATGTATTCTCTCTTTCTCCtggttaaaaaaatatatatatcgtAACAATATGGTGAAATGACTGAGCCAATAGTAAAACGTTCGGTAACGTTTTAATACacattttattaattattaaacATTTCATCACTTAAAACTACTCACCTGGTGTACAGCCCTGAGCTCTTTGATTTATACAGAAAGTGCCGGAGCTCGGGAATGCCAACCTGCGTCAAAGAGTAGCTCGGACATTTAAGTGCCTCCTTCAGAGCCTGGTAGGCGCTGCGCTTGCTCAACCTCTCCATGAATCGCTGCTTGCAGTCAGACATGTTAAAAAAGTCCTCTCGGTCAGTTGAGACCAGGATGAGGCAGAGctgagaaccaggctccaggtaTGAAATGTGAGCGTGGAAAAATCCAGCAGTGTTGAACTTTGGCAGACAGATTGGCGTCCAGCCCTCACCCTCTCGGAAGGATGAAGAGGAGCCGACGAGGTTGAAGACCAGGTGCAAGTCTATGTGGTGCAGGAACTGGTCCTTCTTCCTGACCAGTGTGACGAGGCGATCACCAGCCAACAGGATGGAGAAGACCAGACTTTTGGATTTGGCCGCCTGCAGGCTCGATGAAACGACGTCCCTGGCAGAGCTGGCTAACGGCAGACAGGTGACGGCACTGAGCAGCAGGCCAGGGTCTCGCTCCAGGCGGTGCAGCAGGTTGTCTGTGAGGTACTCGGAGCCAGCTAGCAAGCGGCGCAGGTCATAGTTCTGCTTGTGCTGAAAGATGTGGTTGAGCTGAGTGAGGGTGAGCAGGCTGACGATCTGGTAGTAGATGTACTGCAGCTCCCTCTGCAGCTCCTTGTCCGACTGGCAGGTCCGAGACACGCCCACCAGAACCAGAGGACTCTTGGTGAGGAAAACCACTTTACAGCCGTCTGACACAAGCATAGGTTTGACCGATTTAACATATTTACTTTGGCATGATTTGAACAAATGCAGGTGAAACTCATGAAGCATTCCACAAACGTATCAAAATATATGCTGACCTGCGTGTATGGAGCGGATGATGTTCTTATCAGCTTCCACAAAGGACACCAGGGCCATCATCACACCCATGGTGCTCGACAGAGCCTCCTCCGTGCCGTAGCGGGTGTAGATTGGCTTTCCAGCATCACTCAACACAAACACGTGTTTTCTATGGCTCCGCCATGCCTCACTGGACACATCCTCCTCTTTAGTCCTACTCTCGTTGTTGTGTTGCTCGTCTAGATTTTTCTCCCCAACCAGCACCTTGAACTCCTCATCATTAGGGCCTCTGGATTCGTCCAGTTCAGCCTCACTCAGGGCCTCTCCTTCAGCCTCAGCGATCAGATCTTCAAAGGACTGTGCATGAACAAACATAGCACTCCTCTGACCAGCACCTGCATTAAAGTGTAGGGATATATTATGACAAGTGTTTATCAATAGCAAGTATAAATGCGCCTTATAAAAGACCTTTTTTACCTTtatcattgtttttttgtttttactattCTGATTTGTTGGGTAAGAGCCATTTTGGAACAGTCTCATGTACTCTGCACAGAAGACATTATGAGACAACCATCATAGAAATGGTCAAATACCACTCTCTAATTATGGTGGTGTGGTAAACCAAATGTACATTTGCCAAACCAACCACTTAGTCTTCACCCCTAAGCACTTTCTCTCAAAAAAAGTGATGCATCTACTTTGGCAGAAGAGTAGACTTAAATGATGATGCCTCACTGGGTGGTTTGGCAACTGCACGACTGTTAACAGACATAGTTCTAATTAAGATAAAGACTTTTCATAGTAGCTGGGAAATGGGAATGGGAAATAAAGAACCTCTGGTAACAGATCTTGTCATTTAGAGAGCAAAAATGTGACATGTCTGATAATTACCAGCTATCAGTGTAAAATTCCTAACTATTTTGAATTTTGGACCGCAAATCCAAATCGTGCGGTATAATTTCTCCTGTCGGATTTTGATTTGTTCATGTGGAATGTGATGCAACTTGACCAGAGCTGCTGCGGACATGCTTAACCCATGATGCACTCACAGATATATTTGTTTTTCCAAAATTTAGTCAAGAGGAGTTTGAATCATTAACATTTCTGCTAGATAAGTGCCATCATTTCTCTTTATAGTTTCAGCAAGGTTAAGAATCCCCTGTGCAATGCATATTTGAACACACTAGCTCAGGCTACTATTATAACATTCTACCATTATAGATCGTATAACAGGTTGTGCTTTCAGGTCAATTCATACAGTCAAATTTGCAGCTGAATCACAGAAATCATCCTAAAGCAGACAATTAAAACCATTCTCACACATGCACTGCAGCCCTGAATTTTTCTACACGTGTTCCGGAGGAGCTACATGTGAGGATGCAAACATCTGCAACGTTCAGTCGGGACTTCTTGTGTCCTTCACCCAGCCAACAACCTTGTAAATGATCTGGAAAATGGCCGAGTGAGGCCACGTGTGAATATAGCACAGTAATCCTCCTGAAAACTTATGCTGCGCAATCGTGTGTGTTGGCTGCAATTGctgtttcaaagtgttttattccCGGCCTGCATGTTGCTTTCCACTCACTGGTGGTTGATGTTTCACAGACACACATTTTGGGGAGTTCAACTCAAAATGCTGCATAACTCTCACACAGTCATATTgggaactttttcaaaattgcTTATTCACACGCCCAAAACATTTAGTTCTGATTTTCTGTGGGCATGTGTTGCCTAGAAACCACTGGTCAGCAGGTCATGCTTGCAGCATTTTTCAGTCAGGGGGGGAAGTTACAGACAAGCTTTGTTCTaggaatatttttttattgctaTACATTTGTGTGTATCCACAGATATGCAGTAGATCATAAGTTAGCTGTCGGGAGATGCTCCTTTACTCCAATTGGAAGAGCTCTGGTGTGCGCTGTCAATGTTGAACTAATTTCTTTTCCCCATTCTTAGTGAAATGCAAGCCTCATGACATCCCGGCTGGCCTACAGTGTGACAGTGAATCCCACTGATCATGGCTAAATGCTGCGATTTACTTGTTGGTGCAAGAGTAGATATTATGCCAATGGAAAGAACATGCAAGTGGATGATTCAAAACAACACACTTGTGGTATAGTTGAATCATTTAAGAGAGTAATGAGTGTGCACAGCTCAGCTCACCTGGTTCAGTTCCTTCCACCAGACCAGGAGTGGGGCTGTCCGCCCTCTCCGTGCGAAGACGGTCCAAAGGCGCAAGTGTACCGTTTTCCGGGGACACAGTCGCCCTCTGGGCTTCTCCATCCATCATTGCTACTTATGGCAGGGACACGCACCTGGCAGGGTATAAACACAATTGAGAGGTGGGAACAAAGGTCGACTGAATTGTGACTCAGACTAGGACTTCAGAGCAAGCTCTTTATGGTGCAAGATTTGTATTAAATGGTTGCTACAGCGAGAAAGTTAGGGCCTGGTTTTACTCATTTCTATTCATAAAAGGGACTTCAGAGCGAAAACAGACACCAGCTCCAAGTAATGGCTGGTGTGAAACAAAACTAGAAAAACAAACTAGCACACTAACTGACAGTATATTTACGTATTCTTTATTCATACGAAAGCTTTTTCTTGTTTCCCACTCGTCACACTTAAAGAGGACTCAGGTTAGCTAAGGCAGAAGAACTTCAAAGGCTATACGAATTGCTAACTTTAGCAGATAACTAACCATATATAAAGCTAAATGTGTCTGGTTTAACTACTTTCATTTAGACAGACAACTCTAGCGACAAGTTAAACTATTTCCAAAATCATTACCTTTCATTTCCACAACTATCTGCATTTGATTTGTGTTCCACAACTCGTTAGTGACAGTTGCTGCAGCTAGCTAGATCAAACAGAAGTACTTCTTCCTCAAGCTTGCGGCTCAGGTTGCGGAAGCAGGAATTGTGGGATATGAAGTTTTCCCCCAAAGAAACCTGTTTATTAAATTgaatagaggaaaaaaaattgaatttctttaaatatcttgaaAACATCTAGGATTCAGTCTGGTTGCCCAATATTGCAATTATATTGTgtcatattgatttttttttgtttgtttgttttcccacCTTTCGGTGAATTCAAAGAATCTCGGACATCAAATGGTTTTACTTACAAATGAACATGTCCCACCGGCAGTAATATGGTGGAGATTACAAAATTTACGCAAAATTTACGCAGTTTCGAAAACATTTGAGATGGTACATggatgaaagggaaaaaaaagtcgAGAGAgattttaaacattgtcaggTCCTTTCAAATTGTAACTTTTTGTCTTTACAtgattgttttaaaaaaagaaaaacttatcAAAACGCTTGatttaaatacatatttattAGATGGGTTGTTGCGCACAAGAGCGGCTGTAGACGCACCATGTAGGGGCGGGACTTACGTTTGAACGTGCAGCGCGGAAACGAATGAAAGATTAAGCCAGCAGCATCGTGTTTGTATTAGTTAGCCGGGCTCTGGCTTATCATTTCATCATGACGTGGTGAAAATTAAACGTTACATATAAGATTATGGATAGATTAGTGTTATTACGAAGCACTGTGCAGTAATTGAACGTCTTCGTTTGGTAAGTATAAGGACTGTTGACAAGGCTAACAGTTAGCTTAGGAGCAATGTTGTTAGCTAGGCTGCTGCTATGCAGTGTTATGAAAGTCATTTTGAAATATGTAGCATTGTGAACACGTAGCGTTTTTAGGAGAGTACAACTGTAAAATTATGTCATGATTTATTTTCACTAACGTagacttttttatatatatacatatatataatagGATGAGACTTGTCGCAGTAAGATGCCTATCCGAGCGTATTGCACAATTTGCTCGGACTTCTTTGATCACTCCAGAGATGTTGCTGCCATTCATTGCGGACACACTTTTCACTACGAATGGTAACTCTATTAAGAGAGTCAATTCTTAACAATAACTCCCCTAGCTGTTATGTCTCATTTCCAATGCTCTAATTGTTATTCTTTCTCTTCCTTCTTTCTCAGTCTTCTTAAGTGGTTTCAGACAGCCCCCACAAAAACCTGTCCACAGTGTAGGAAACAGGTACACTAATTCTCAGCTTCAAAACACCAGAAAACAACCAGCCTAGGCTGGGTCAACTTTCCAAACAGAGCAAATATGaaaaaagttgaataacttgtgctctctgtgtgTAGGTCAGCACCAGGCACATCATCACCAAGCTGTTCTTTGACATTAGTGGAGAGGAGGCGGCCACAGCCGACCCGGAGAGTTTGCAGGTACCAAACTTGGAGCACATAACCAAATCAGAGTGTTAGAGGAGATGAATCAGTTTTAAGTTTTAGTAGCTACTAATACCAAAGAGGGTCTAAAACTGAAACCACACCTACCTTTATGTATTTAATGCATCACATTTTCTATTTATGTTTGGACTGTGTGTTCCTCCTTTCCTCAGAATGAGCTTGATCGAATGAGGGTCCTTCTAAGCTCCAAAGGTAACGAACCAGATCGTACTGTATGTTGTGTTGATGCGTGACTGTGGAAAGCTTGTCGCcggttgatcatctgtccaacCTATTTGCAGAGCGAGACTGGCGGGACAAACAGAAGGTGGTGGACAGCTTAAAGGACACTGTGGACAAACAGAGGAGAGACCTGGACAGTGTACGGAAAGAAGTCATGGAAAAGGAGATGCTATGTTCTGCCCTCAGAGTATGCCTTCTCTGTTGTTTTAACCTATAATCTCCCCAGATTCCAATTGTAGCCTGTAGTTATGGTTCTGTAATGTTTTGACCTCTTACAGAAACAGATGACATATTTAGAAACGCAGCAGAATGAGGTTCAGGCCGCAAAAGAGGAGGTCCGGAGACTGAGGAccaaactgaaaacttttgaaaGGTACCTGCTAACGTGTTGGCTTCTAGTTTGGGCCAAATCTGAAATTTTACAcaagtgaatttttttttagaagagaCAGTATGCCTGCCATTTAAGCTGATGTAACAACATTTATAAGTCGTGCACTGATTTTTACTGCTGTTTTGTTCCCAGCCTGGACGTCTTGTTGCAGGGCCAGAGAGCAGAGGTGGAGTCCATGATCACGGATATGGGTGTCAGCCATACAGCAGTGGAGCAGCTCTCCATCTACTGCATCTCTCTGAAAAAGTAAGATCCTTGTGGTTATGTTTGATGGTTTTTTTCTTATCTGGCTTTATTCTCACTTTGCTATATAATAAAACTGTAGAAGTAGGGGAGGGGGCAAGGCAATGCAAGCCTCAAAGATGTACATGTAGAGCTACTGTAGCTCAAATATCTGAAAAAAGTTTCCTGTTTAGATTGGAACTGTGTTAAAACACACAGCGCATCACAGTTTGTTACATACAGAGCTGCGTTGCCCGCGACCAGCAAGGGTCATGAGCATCCGAACTGCACACTGGCCACATCTGATGAATCGGGTTTTCTTTTACATGTTGATGGTCGGGTCCTTGTGCATTGTTTACTTGGTTAAGACATGTCACCAGGATTCACAAGTGGAAGAAAGCAACCCTGCCGGGGCAGTGGGATGATTTGGCCAACATTTGGTTGGTAAAGCTTGTGCTCTCCCATTCGTGTGGATTTCACTTGGATGTGTGCTGTCAGTAAGATAATGCAGTCTGCAAAAATGGTTCAATAAAGTGATATTGTGATATTCTGGCTAATTTGTTTAAATCCCCAATAGTCTGTATTCCAATCCTTTATTCATTTAAGTGAgtgtttcttttaatttttcttcTCCCTCCCAGTTTTGTCTTTACATATGCGTCACCTCTTCTCCTTTTGCAGAGAGTACGATAATCTCAAAGGGAGTCTCAAGAATTCAAATGACATGTGTGAGAAGCTGAAGAGAGAAGTGCTCTCCTCAAACAATAAGGTAGCCTGATGTTAACAAGTCACCCAAAGGAATGACCTTTTTGACCAATAATAAGAAAGTCAGACAGTAAGtgtttttgtgtcatttcaGCTGCAGAAAGCTACAGTAGAGGTGGATCAGACCAAAGAGGACATAAGGTCTCTGCAGAAAGATCTGGCCAACGCAGACAAGGAGATCTCTGtaaggcataacaaaaaaaaatcacacgcTTTTTACTGTTGCTGTCAGAGGATTGCATTGATTTCTGAACCTATCTTTTCTCCACAGAGTCTGAAGAAGAAGGTGGAGTTTCTTCACAAGACTCTGAGCACTCCAACGCGGACAAACGAAGCCCTCAGTAGGCTCGTCTTTGAAAGGTGTGTCCCCCTGCAGCTTTACAGAAATATCCTCAAACCCAGGCTAAACCATTTGCCGTTGATTATTTACTCAGCTTTTCTCTGCGCGTGTTTCAGCCCAGCTCCAGTGGAACTGAAGCAGCCTCGCCTCCACCAGCCTGCGGACAGCGAGGACATTGACCTCAACATCACCTATGACATCACTTCCCCAGACGTTGCGGCCAAGAGACCTGCACAGATCCAGTCCAAGAAGATGCGtcttgacccacctgtgtaagttACATTTTGCCCAGTGTTAAGGAGGATGTGCTTTCTCAGAGCTTAATGCTTACAATAGAATAATTATTAAatacttgtgtttttatttttcagcacATCTGTGTCTAAACAGAGTGAAAAATCCTCGTCTTTGAGCAAGGTAGGTTTGTAATAGTCACAGCAAGTTACAGCTCTACTGAACATTACCTTGTtttcatttgtgtgtgtttgtgcgaaTGTCCACCTCAGGCTCGGGACGAAGATCCTTTTTTGAGGAACTCCCTCCTCTTTAGAAAGAAGACTTTTGGGAGCATGTTGGACCCTCAAAGGAAGCCTGGAGTTGTAAGTACAACACACAAGCTAAATAAAAGTTCCGTGTTTGCAAATGTTATTTCTTTAAGTTCTTTGTTGAACGGAagggtgttttgtttttgtttttttgtttcgtttCAGGTCAGAACCGGTTATGATGGATTCGGAGGGCGAACTAAATTCATCCAGCCTGTATCCTTTGCTGTCATTAGTAGCACATTGTGTTGGTTTGGAGGCCAGGCCTCGACAAGTTAGACACACATGCCACGTGGAATCTTGAAAGCTTCACTGCACAAATACACAGCATAGACTTTGTTAGGTGTTAACGATATAGTAATTTAACCTTCTAAAAAGAGAATATttgaaaatgtgttgtttttcagtTAAACAAAAGAGGCGTACACGCAATGTTAACAAATCATCACTATCTGAAGTCACTCTGCTGTTGTAGATCTGCAGAATTTCTTATTCATGTTTAGTTCAAAGTCGACCAGAGTTTACAGCTTTTTCCACGATAAAGAGCTTTGAAACACTTCACTTCTTGTGCCCGAGAATCCATCAGCAAATGCTAATTTCAGAACATTTTCAGGACCTTTGCATCATTCCTTAACTTGGCACTCTCTTCCAGTCTCCTTTATCGGAGATTCGGCCGCTGATGAAAGCTAAACGGAAAAAGGTAACGCGTCCTCCCTCCAAGATTTCAGCCTGCCTCACTCTGGACGGCTTTCTGGAGTGAACTACGAAGGCTGCAACACTGTGTGAGAGATGAAGTGTGTTTGTGCTGGACTGGCCCAAAGAACTAGCCCGGCAGCAGTTCTGCCACTCGGGAGCGAACAAGACCGCTCTTTTATTCAAAAGCAGCATCTGGCCTCGCTCCAGGCAACAGATGCCAGCTTTCTGGTGATGTCAGCAAACCCTGATGtacattatttttttgtgttgacATGAACTTGTTTGTCTTAACCAGCTTCTGATTTGAAGCTTTCTCCTGTAGTTGTGTGCGagtctgtgtgtgagagagacgaACCAGTTTATTTGCTTTTCAATAGATTTCATCTATTATGTCATTGATTTGAGATCCATCTATTCTGTATACATTCTGCCTCCCCTATAATAACCTACATGTAGATATACTGTAGGTACTTTTAGTTTTAATAGTCCTGCCAGATGTAAGCCAGCTGAGATAATAAACTATTTTTATTAAGATTTGTGTGGGGTTTACAAACGGTTCTTTCCATGCATCCATTTACAAAGGCGCCACTGAGCTGTGCTCTCCTGCAGAGGGCAGCACAAACAACTTTTTCACACGTCAGGACTTGAATCTGGCAGAGCTCACACTTGGAGTAAACATGCACTGCACGTGGTGGCTGCTGAATCCATTTATAATGAAAAGACTGCACCAGTACAGAGAGAATTCCAGTCGAAATGGTCAAACCTGAGTTACACACGGCGATCAATTAACAATACTGTACAGAAGTGCAGGCTGTTGTCGGGTCACTGTCACTCCCATGAATTTGAATGTTTGCCAAAATGAGAATTTGCTGTTGTGGGTTAAACCTTAGGTTCTCATGCATGGACCTAAAAGAAGCCAGACTTTTGGCATGTTGCCATACCATCTGACCTTTGAGTAGAATGCTTTATGATTTGACAAACAATATAGGGAAATGCCAGGCATTGTTTTCCACGATAGAGAGGTAAAAGTACCAGGTGGAGGATAAACATCCTGGTAGCAATCACTTGTATCCTGTTTGGATCCACTAAATAAGTCCACAATGAAAACCAGCTAGTGTCATTATAACATTGATTAAAGCAAATTACTGTGAGGCATCAGTGACTGGGAAGTGACGGATTTCGCTGTGAGCGATTATAGATCTGTGGCTCATCATCAACCTCCCGTGGATCTTGGGACGCGTAATGCAGACgaggtggtacatttttagctACTTTCCTTCCAGTGCAATGAGAAGAAAAATATCACAACACTCCTCATAAACAATGTTTCAAAACATTCAGGTCTACATATAACACATAATCCATGCAGTGCTTTTGCAGCCGGTGAACAGTTACATTTTAACAGCGTCATGGGATTCCACATACATGATGTACATTTTCCTGTGGGACAAAGGTTGCCATTTGAGCTTCACTAGTTTTCTTAAGTAGCTTTTCCCAGGGAGAGTTTAAACAATACCTCTTTATTCCGTTGAGGCGTGTATGTGGTAAATTCAGTTTGAAGTCGACTCCACACCACTCTATGTTTGCAGTTCGTGGGTGTGTGTTTTGCAAAGTTCCCATTCTTTTTGTGCATCAGTCCAGGTCGAATACAGTTATCTAAATAAGCGTCAAAAGAAATATCGTCCACCATCTGTCTTTGCTGGTGTTTCACTCCTCACATAAAGATTAGAAACCAACAGTACAGTCAAAAACCGACTAAATGTTGATCTCTTGCTTATCGTTGACCATCGTGATGTGTCATTACTGGGACCTATCCGGCTCTATCTTGGACTCTCCGTTCTGTTTGTCATTGGACTTCTGGGACAGGTGCGTGGACACGGTGGCCGCCTGCGCCACAGCTTTGAGGCTGCGCTTTCTCTTCTGGACGTTCTGCTCCGGGTGGAAGATGATGACGTAGACCTTGGGGATGTAGAGCATGCCCAAGGATACGGTGGCGCTCAGACTCATGGACACTGTAAGAGTGGTCGTCTGGATGAACATCTGCAACAGAGACACAGAAGTCAGAAAAATATCTCCACACACAGCTGTTCACTGTGGCTGCACAAGTCTACAGTTAacccctgaaaaaaaaacacttttcatcTGAAAGCACAGTGTTTTTCCCCCGATGAATGATTTATATCCTGGTTTCCCTGGTTTATGGTCAGGAAAGGAGATTCTATTTATGGGTTCAACCACATGTCCTCTCTGCTCTTTCTCTCATTGCAAAATATAATGATAATCAGACTGGAGATATAAATAAGCTGCTAACTCACTATTCGAGAAAACCGTACAGGGCAATTACACAAGAAGTCCCGTGCCATAAATAAGATATATTTATGCCATAAATAAGTCACAAACTATCATTCTGCTGCTCTGTTCTACTATCAGCTGCAGAACACCCTGTTATCACACAGGTTgaagttttcttcttttcatcttCAACATGCTTTTTATCGTCTGTTCTTAGTGGCCTCTCATATCCAAAGAATTTTTAGTGATTTAGGAGTGAAGtggagtgtatgtgtgtgcccgAGGCGAGCAGGGAGATGGACTCAGAGGCAGTGAAGGGTGCTTCCATGTGTAGTGACAGTCGGCAGACAGGTAGATAACCTCCTCCTACACATGTGTCTGCACATGATGGGCAGATAATGGACTCCACTTTGTGGAGTCGAACAAGTTAAATCCCATTTTTCTAAGTGATTAATTGAACAGGATGGTCGAATGGGTCTGCGGCGGGGTTCCTATCGCCTCTCAGCTCATCTGACCTTGTTTCCTGCCTTCACTTAATTCACTTCGTTTCCATTCGGAGGAGGTGAAAAGACTTCAAAAGCACCTCGGGCTTTAACTGTTTCAGCCTGACTGAGTCATAATGCAGCTCACTATTAGTCAAAGCTTGTCTGTATTTTTGAAATATTCCCTCAACAGTCTTGCGCTTTGTGGTGGCAGAGAATAGCCCACAAGCTAAATGAAACTCTCAGTACAGTGGAAACAGGATGTCCTGGGAGTGCACCAGGAAGCAAATATGATATGACAGGCAGCACACCCAGATTTCACTTAAAACATCTGAGGGATTCCTTTACTCTCTCACTATTAGCGTGTCTTATTGTGTGTTGCATCATTTGATTCACCTCTCAGTTTAATGCACTCCTATTTATAGAAAGGACAGTACATTACAAAGACACGAATGTAGTGAAATCTTATTGTTCGTTTCAAAAGTGGAGAAATGGGATTATGTAGAATAATTTAAGACCGCTGCTCCAAAATCTCACATTTATTTTACAGCTGAAAAATGTTATTATCTGAAAACAATCTGATGATGAAAAaacagctatatatatatattatattttttttttgggtggagTAGCAGTCTATTAATTTGTCCATTAATTTAGGCATCAAAATTGATTATCATTAATGATGCAATAATATGTTAAATGGCATGTGCTGCAAtcggcattaaaaaaaattctatatTATATTTACTGGTATTTATATAAAATATTGGCCTAATACAAA
The Odontesthes bonariensis isolate fOdoBon6 chromosome 3, fOdoBon6.hap1, whole genome shotgun sequence DNA segment above includes these coding regions:
- the mon1a gene encoding vacuolar fusion protein MON1 homolog A — encoded protein: MMDGEAQRATVSPENGTLAPLDRLRTERADSPTPGLVEGTEPGAGQRSAMFVHAQSFEDLIAEAEGEALSEAELDESRGPNDEEFKVLVGEKNLDEQHNNESRTKEEDVSSEAWRSHRKHVFVLSDAGKPIYTRYGTEEALSSTMGVMMALVSFVEADKNIIRSIHADGCKVVFLTKSPLVLVGVSRTCQSDKELQRELQYIYYQIVSLLTLTQLNHIFQHKQNYDLRRLLAGSEYLTDNLLHRLERDPGLLLSAVTCLPLASSARDVVSSSLQAAKSKSLVFSILLAGDRLVTLVRKKDQFLHHIDLHLVFNLVGSSSSFREGEGWTPICLPKFNTAGFFHAHISYLEPGSQLCLILVSTDREDFFNMSDCKQRFMERLSKRSAYQALKEALKCPSYSLTQVGIPELRHFLYKSKSSGLYTSPEFPLVYQSDEEQERLMGLYQDLHSCLHHPTRPLRSFYRCGETENLLAWVTSGFELYLCFSPLATKALAVTAVNKLLKWIRKEEDRLFILSPLTY
- the traip gene encoding E3 ubiquitin-protein ligase TRAIP, which produces MPIRAYCTICSDFFDHSRDVAAIHCGHTFHYECLLKWFQTAPTKTCPQCRKQVSTRHIITKLFFDISGEEAATADPESLQNELDRMRVLLSSKERDWRDKQKVVDSLKDTVDKQRRDLDSVRKEVMEKEMLCSALRKQMTYLETQQNEVQAAKEEVRRLRTKLKTFESLDVLLQGQRAEVESMITDMGVSHTAVEQLSIYCISLKKEYDNLKGSLKNSNDMCEKLKREVLSSNNKLQKATVEVDQTKEDIRSLQKDLANADKEISSLKKKVEFLHKTLSTPTRTNEALSRLVFESPAPVELKQPRLHQPADSEDIDLNITYDITSPDVAAKRPAQIQSKKMRLDPPVTSVSKQSEKSSSLSKARDEDPFLRNSLLFRKKTFGSMLDPQRKPGVVRTGYDGFGGRTKFIQPSPLSEIRPLMKAKRKKVTRPPSKISACLTLDGFLE